One region of SAR324 cluster bacterium genomic DNA includes:
- a CDS encoding ATP-grasp domain-containing protein produces MTTKKKLVVGISGMNAVDNPGPGVGVARSLKEDPALDVRVVGLCYDAMEPGIYMDWLVDRSFMVPYPSNNPEALFDRLAYIKHAYGLDFLLPTLDVELPVYIKYQEQLEKMGIHVFLPSMDQFKLRGKDLLPELAKNIGIHCPRTASVNSLDALVEALDTIQLPVMIKGVYYKAYYAYTTQEAIGHYHHVVAEWGYPVIVQEIIQGDELNLVGVGDGEGNSLGCVQIKKMWITALGKIWTGVSIKNQAMQDAAENFLKHYKWKSAFELECIVRDNELYLIEINPRFPAWSYFATGLGVNLPSNLIHSAMNWPVPQNMAYDAGKLFIRYTYELITDMLPFQKITTTGEV; encoded by the coding sequence ATGACAACAAAAAAAAAGTTGGTAGTGGGCATTTCCGGAATGAATGCTGTGGACAATCCTGGTCCAGGCGTTGGCGTGGCCCGCAGTCTCAAAGAAGATCCTGCTCTTGATGTCCGTGTCGTGGGGCTATGCTACGATGCCATGGAACCCGGAATTTATATGGACTGGTTGGTTGATCGCTCCTTCATGGTTCCCTATCCTTCCAATAATCCGGAGGCCCTGTTTGACCGTTTGGCCTATATCAAACATGCTTATGGACTGGATTTTTTACTGCCAACCCTGGATGTGGAACTTCCGGTTTACATCAAATATCAGGAACAGCTTGAAAAAATGGGCATTCACGTCTTTTTACCGTCTATGGATCAATTCAAGTTACGTGGCAAAGATCTGCTCCCTGAACTGGCCAAAAACATCGGCATCCATTGTCCCCGTACCGCAAGTGTCAATTCACTGGACGCCCTTGTTGAAGCTCTCGACACCATCCAGTTGCCTGTGATGATCAAGGGGGTCTATTACAAAGCCTATTATGCCTATACCACACAGGAAGCCATCGGTCACTATCATCATGTTGTCGCTGAATGGGGATATCCCGTCATCGTACAGGAGATCATTCAGGGGGATGAACTGAATCTGGTTGGCGTCGGCGATGGCGAAGGAAACTCGCTGGGATGCGTTCAGATTAAAAAAATGTGGATCACCGCCCTGGGAAAAATCTGGACCGGTGTTTCGATCAAAAATCAGGCGATGCAAGATGCTGCTGAAAATTTTTTAAAGCATTACAAATGGAAATCAGCCTTTGAACTCGAATGCATCGTTCGTGACAATGAATTATATTTGATTGAGATCAACCCCAGATTTCCCGCATGGTCTTACTTTGCCACAGGACTTGGCGTCAATTTACCCTCCAATCTTATCCATTCGGCCATGAACTGGCCTGTTCCACAAAACATGGCTTATGACGCGGGTAAATTATTTATCAGGTACACCTACGAACTTATTACAGACATGCTTCCCTTTCAAAAAATCACCACCACGGGTGAAGTCTGA
- a CDS encoding PqqD family protein — MPKLNQLAINDEGFVFDPITGESYTVNSSGLVILNGLKASYPQEQIIDLLINDFEVTHEHAERDILDFMDHLKSFKLV; from the coding sequence ATGCCCAAACTCAACCAACTTGCCATCAACGATGAAGGTTTTGTCTTTGATCCGATCACCGGCGAAAGCTATACCGTAAATTCATCAGGCCTCGTGATTTTGAATGGTCTCAAAGCCAGTTATCCACAGGAACAAATCATTGATCTGCTAATCAATGATTTTGAAGTGACCCATGAACACGCAGAAAGAGATATTCTTGATTTTATGGATCACTTGAAATCTTTTAAATTGGTTTGA
- a CDS encoding mechanosensitive ion channel, with the protein MNQLSGIFEELFDTAWFDNLLQMLLICGGVAILVIVVRWWHRRLTLFLPGYARWYPDYSRFLERSGILLVILTVILGFLETHWIMVFVFGGALLISLGLAFHEILVNILSYPSVQRSMKVELGDDVDVLGQQGTIIKKGMTHLVLRGIHGEKIVIPNRKIFSDVFAHHEKDHTLYHFMIDFPVLTKLNLGALLDYCQEIALLSAYRSLEHPPKVSADLKEGKVWIRCDCYTTRKQYVAPYRTFILKELSEKTSLLSTISQQQTEDQNISWKPIKLNPSWGPDQGGFSEKAPSFQTSEGYDEAEMTQQEDQEASTIEFFNDDEDPPETIMLKLPTQEEVDAMDLDQLNELSMSGNETIINLVMVALEKRKNMVSPQASDRPPSTKESLPTGKLSQELIDEMNIDQLNELIMSGDEQVLSMAMLALEKLQTKMLNQPNEILPSTETTLVPHQPAMDSAKNADDFSVPEDSSSREPIPASREQPHEATDIQDLSDVLSDPVDSTAQFETSRIPVETYDQPFESLDTREQQPESEDLSEFLEESVADAEQPPEDIQEQQTALEDARQPESENEILEENDVDEKESGHLIDQEANQEDELQNDEKIARDALEEMSPVVTNIDSISPDNGSSTEKLLLDPDEDDDELWFGAAKKTDTEDNNAVLVRKLKYALARLDQMTDRPSPDSQEILDLALLVEEASSILAPNDAVLLEATGLLFEKIYH; encoded by the coding sequence ATGAATCAATTATCCGGAATTTTTGAAGAATTGTTTGACACAGCATGGTTCGACAATTTATTGCAAATGCTACTCATCTGTGGTGGCGTCGCGATTTTGGTGATTGTGGTCCGGTGGTGGCATCGACGACTGACCCTGTTTTTGCCGGGATATGCCCGCTGGTATCCTGATTATAGCCGTTTTCTGGAACGCAGTGGCATTCTTCTGGTGATTCTGACAGTCATCCTGGGCTTTCTTGAAACGCACTGGATCATGGTTTTTGTGTTTGGCGGAGCACTGCTGATCAGCCTTGGTCTCGCTTTTCATGAGATCCTGGTCAATATACTGTCCTATCCTTCGGTCCAGCGTTCCATGAAAGTAGAACTGGGAGATGATGTGGATGTTCTGGGGCAACAGGGCACCATCATAAAAAAAGGAATGACCCATCTGGTACTGCGCGGAATTCATGGTGAAAAAATTGTGATTCCCAACCGGAAAATATTCTCTGATGTGTTCGCGCATCATGAAAAAGACCATACACTGTATCACTTCATGATTGATTTTCCGGTTTTGACCAAACTCAATCTGGGTGCATTGCTGGATTACTGTCAGGAAATCGCACTGCTTTCCGCCTATCGCTCTCTTGAACACCCCCCCAAAGTCAGTGCTGATTTGAAAGAGGGGAAGGTTTGGATACGCTGTGATTGCTACACAACACGAAAACAGTATGTTGCCCCCTATCGCACCTTTATTCTCAAGGAATTATCAGAAAAAACCAGCCTCCTCAGCACGATCTCTCAACAACAAACAGAAGATCAGAACATTAGCTGGAAGCCCATAAAACTCAATCCATCGTGGGGACCTGACCAAGGTGGATTTTCAGAAAAAGCCCCGTCATTCCAGACCTCCGAAGGATACGATGAAGCAGAAATGACTCAACAAGAAGATCAGGAAGCCTCCACAATTGAGTTTTTTAACGATGACGAAGATCCCCCTGAAACCATAATGCTTAAACTACCAACACAGGAAGAAGTTGACGCGATGGATCTGGATCAACTCAACGAACTCTCCATGTCGGGAAATGAAACGATCATCAACCTGGTGATGGTCGCCTTGGAAAAAAGAAAGAACATGGTTAGTCCGCAGGCCTCTGACCGCCCACCTTCAACAAAAGAATCCCTGCCCACAGGAAAATTATCGCAGGAATTGATAGATGAGATGAATATTGACCAGTTGAATGAGTTGATCATGTCCGGTGATGAGCAGGTGCTTTCCATGGCAATGCTTGCTCTGGAAAAATTACAGACAAAAATGCTCAACCAGCCAAATGAAATACTTCCCTCAACAGAAACCACACTGGTTCCACACCAACCAGCTATGGATTCAGCAAAGAACGCGGACGATTTTTCCGTTCCTGAAGACTCATCATCCCGGGAACCCATCCCCGCCTCCCGGGAACAGCCCCATGAAGCAACGGATATTCAAGATCTCAGTGATGTTTTGTCAGACCCGGTTGATTCTACCGCACAGTTTGAGACATCCCGTATTCCCGTAGAGACTTATGACCAGCCCTTCGAATCTTTAGACACTCGAGAACAGCAACCTGAATCAGAGGACCTGAGTGAATTTCTGGAGGAGTCCGTTGCTGACGCAGAACAGCCACCAGAAGACATTCAAGAACAACAAACTGCGTTGGAAGATGCGCGACAACCTGAGTCTGAGAACGAGATTCTGGAGGAGAATGATGTTGATGAGAAAGAAAGTGGGCATTTGATTGATCAAGAGGCGAATCAGGAGGATGAGCTTCAAAACGATGAGAAGATTGCAAGAGATGCTCTTGAAGAAATGTCCCCGGTAGTAACAAATATCGACTCAATTTCTCCTGACAATGGTTCGTCCACAGAAAAATTGCTTCTTGATCCGGATGAGGATGACGATGAACTATGGTTTGGTGCCGCTAAAAAAACGGATACGGAGGACAACAATGCGGTGCTGGTTCGTAAACTGAAATATGCGCTGGCAAGGTTGGATCAAATGACAGATCGCCCATCGCCTGACTCTCAGGAAATTCTGGACCTCGCTCTTCTGGTTGAAGAAGCATCTTCCATCCTGGCGCCTAATGACGCTGTTCTGCTTGAGGCAACCGGCTTATTGTTTGAAAAGATTTATCATTAG
- a CDS encoding urea transporter, protein MPFQKVIYPFIQKTHIRTILNSYSEILFLNNPRVGLLLFAATIISPNTAVSGLIAVLSAYLFARFIGIHNVFLSSGFYTYNALLVGLSIGALFRLGPLTVFLLLSLGILTFIVTNVLSNIFSYYFKLPILSLPFVIVSSIAYLAVRQYAELFVISLYPHDFSSFSIPVPYWIEGYLQSMATILFMSSSLAGLLFAGLILFTSRILFFLSLLGYYVGTVIKGLMTGSMILAFANHNHFNFILIAMALGGVFLIPSMKSYVLCIIAVGISTIFLDAMQIFWANFGIPAFTLPFNIISLGLIYVLGVLNFPLISRQIKATPEETLDHYLSRQLRFQGYGYTLSLPFSGEWTVWQTFNTNWTHQGAWQYAYDFVITDDKNNTHSKEGQALEDYFAYKKPVLSPVRGTVTRVVNHLQDNAPGQTDSTNNWGNLVVIQDYRGFFVEISHFAFNSIQVKPGSWVECGSYIGLCGNSGYSPQPHIHVQVQATEEVGSTTLPFSFVNYIQDHQYHANHLPSEKARIAPLHKDMSLETKTSFILDQEYQYEVWKADKKIDHFSLIVKMALDGSFYFQSDKAKLYFGQYEGTFYLYHIDGDDPYLKLLFMAIPRMPLNFQEKLAWEDYMNVRTMFGKTATAMILLLSSFSHRLSQIHATYRFLDKITIEGLVKSTIWRKQYRTRLELDEVRGFHYICVNDIELKKINPSLAKQS, encoded by the coding sequence ATGCCTTTTCAAAAAGTAATTTATCCTTTCATTCAAAAAACCCATATCAGGACTATTTTAAACAGTTATTCTGAAATTCTGTTTCTGAATAATCCCCGCGTCGGATTGTTGCTGTTTGCCGCGACAATCATTAGCCCCAACACGGCTGTTTCCGGATTGATTGCCGTATTATCCGCCTACTTGTTTGCCCGATTTATCGGCATTCACAATGTGTTTTTGAGTTCCGGTTTTTATACCTACAATGCCCTGCTGGTCGGACTTTCAATCGGTGCCCTGTTCAGGCTGGGACCACTCACTGTTTTTTTGTTGCTAAGTCTTGGTATTTTAACCTTCATTGTCACCAATGTGCTTTCCAACATTTTTTCGTATTACTTCAAACTTCCCATTTTGAGCCTGCCGTTTGTGATTGTGAGTTCCATCGCCTATCTTGCGGTCAGGCAGTATGCGGAACTGTTTGTAATCAGTTTGTACCCTCATGATTTCTCGTCATTCTCCATTCCTGTACCGTACTGGATCGAAGGGTATCTTCAGTCAATGGCAACCATTCTGTTTATGTCCTCCTCTCTGGCCGGACTCCTGTTCGCCGGATTGATTTTATTCACTTCGAGGATTCTGTTTTTTCTTTCGCTACTGGGATATTACGTTGGCACCGTCATCAAAGGACTCATGACAGGTTCCATGATTCTGGCATTTGCCAACCACAATCATTTTAACTTTATTTTAATCGCAATGGCACTGGGAGGCGTTTTTCTGATTCCATCCATGAAAAGTTATGTGCTGTGTATCATTGCTGTTGGAATTTCTACCATTTTTCTGGATGCGATGCAGATTTTCTGGGCCAATTTCGGAATTCCCGCATTCACCCTGCCATTCAATATCATCTCTCTTGGATTGATCTATGTTCTGGGCGTTCTCAACTTCCCGCTCATCAGTAGACAAATCAAGGCCACGCCTGAAGAAACCCTGGACCATTATCTTTCGCGCCAGTTAAGATTTCAAGGATACGGTTACACCTTGTCTCTGCCTTTTTCCGGAGAATGGACCGTCTGGCAGACGTTCAACACCAACTGGACTCATCAGGGGGCATGGCAGTATGCTTATGATTTTGTGATCACAGATGACAAAAATAATACACACAGCAAGGAAGGACAGGCTCTGGAAGACTATTTCGCCTACAAAAAACCTGTATTGTCTCCAGTCCGTGGCACCGTCACCCGGGTGGTAAACCATCTGCAGGACAACGCACCCGGGCAGACGGACTCCACCAACAACTGGGGCAATCTGGTTGTGATTCAGGACTACCGTGGATTTTTTGTAGAAATTTCACATTTTGCGTTCAACTCCATTCAGGTCAAACCGGGTTCATGGGTTGAATGTGGATCGTATATCGGACTCTGCGGCAATTCAGGATATTCACCTCAACCGCATATCCATGTTCAGGTTCAGGCGACTGAAGAAGTAGGCAGCACCACCCTTCCCTTCAGTTTTGTGAACTATATTCAGGACCATCAATATCATGCCAATCATCTCCCCTCAGAAAAAGCCCGCATAGCACCGCTACACAAAGATATGTCGCTTGAGACAAAAACCAGTTTTATCCTGGATCAGGAATATCAATATGAAGTATGGAAAGCCGACAAAAAAATTGATCACTTTTCATTGATTGTAAAAATGGCTCTGGATGGATCTTTTTATTTCCAGTCTGATAAAGCAAAGTTGTATTTCGGACAATATGAAGGCACATTCTACCTGTATCACATTGACGGCGATGATCCATATTTGAAGCTTCTCTTCATGGCTATACCCAGAATGCCGCTGAATTTTCAGGAAAAACTGGCATGGGAGGATTATATGAATGTCCGCACCATGTTCGGGAAAACAGCAACAGCCATGATTCTGCTGTTGAGTTCGTTTTCACACCGCTTGAGCCAGATTCATGCAACCTACCGATTTCTGGATAAAATAACCATTGAAGGCCTGGTGAAATCGACAATCTGGCGCAAACAATACCGAACACGTCTTGAATTGGATGAGGTCCGGGGATTCCATTATATTTGCGTCAATGACATTGAATTAAAAAAAATCAATCCTTCACTTGCAAAACAAAGCTAA
- a CDS encoding HypC/HybG/HupF family hydrogenase formation chaperone produces MCLGIPMKVIEMDATDPDLCWVDINGTKRSCFKGLIEELAVGEYVIVHAGVAIEKLVEEEAQSVLELIDHVRNASAMDATIA; encoded by the coding sequence ATGTGTCTGGGCATACCCATGAAAGTGATTGAAATGGACGCAACAGACCCTGATTTGTGCTGGGTGGACATCAATGGCACCAAACGGTCCTGTTTCAAAGGATTGATTGAGGAACTGGCCGTCGGGGAATATGTGATTGTACATGCGGGGGTTGCCATTGAAAAACTGGTGGAAGAAGAGGCCCAATCTGTTTTGGAATTGATTGACCACGTGCGGAACGCTTCAGCAATGGATGCGACAATTGCCTGA
- a CDS encoding cell division protein ZapA yields MSSETSGLKQYTLNINGHRFSVNSSYGEEHIRSVESFLNKRMLDINSQSETYGPTTLALLVSLNLADELLSLKNEKNHVKGEWLETVQTLCERLDKALLSR; encoded by the coding sequence ATGTCATCTGAAACTTCTGGACTTAAACAATACACACTCAACATCAATGGGCACCGTTTTTCCGTGAACAGTTCCTATGGTGAGGAACATATTCGTTCTGTAGAATCCTTTTTGAACAAAAGAATGTTAGACATCAATTCCCAGTCTGAAACCTATGGGCCAACCACGTTAGCGCTGTTGGTCTCACTCAATTTGGCGGATGAATTGCTGTCCCTGAAGAACGAAAAAAATCATGTTAAGGGCGAATGGTTAGAAACTGTTCAAACTCTTTGCGAGCGGCTTGACAAAGCTCTTTTGAGTCGCTAA
- a CDS encoding superoxide dismutase: MAFTLPALPYAYDGLEPYYDKQTVEIHHSKHHQTYTTKLNDAVKAAGVEDKAIEEILKNLDSIAEDKRGPVRNHGGGYWNHTFFWESMSPNPKGEARRPTGKLAEAIDKKFGSFDKFKEAFTAKSANHFGSGWAWLVVNKSGELEITDTHDQVCPLSLGHKPLLTIDVWEHAYYLKFKNVRPDWITAWWNVVNWAKAAERFAA; encoded by the coding sequence ATGGCATTTACATTACCCGCATTGCCTTATGCATACGATGGCTTGGAGCCTTATTATGACAAGCAGACAGTTGAAATCCATCACAGCAAACATCATCAAACTTACACCACCAAACTGAATGACGCAGTAAAAGCGGCAGGTGTTGAGGACAAAGCAATAGAAGAGATTTTGAAAAATCTTGATTCGATTGCTGAAGACAAGCGCGGTCCTGTGAGAAATCATGGGGGTGGTTACTGGAACCATACTTTTTTCTGGGAATCCATGTCACCTAACCCCAAAGGGGAAGCTCGACGGCCTACAGGAAAACTGGCAGAAGCGATTGATAAAAAATTTGGTTCTTTTGATAAATTCAAGGAAGCGTTTACGGCCAAGTCAGCCAATCATTTTGGATCCGGTTGGGCATGGCTGGTAGTAAACAAGAGTGGCGAACTGGAAATTACCGACACCCATGATCAGGTATGTCCGTTGAGTTTGGGACACAAGCCGTTACTGACCATTGATGTCTGGGAACACGCCTATTATCTGAAATTTAAAAATGTTCGACCAGACTGGATTACCGCGTGGTGGAATGTAGTAAACTGGGCCAAAGCGGCTGAACGGTTTGCGGCCTGA
- a CDS encoding alanine racemase translates to MKKTYEKPSIVKLQSGLMNKFGSSPAYARKIRTHIDNVSIEALIATHGSPLFVFSEKKLREQYKSIYQAFSTRYPKVTLGWSYKTNYLQAICAALHQEGAIAEVVSAFEYEKARKLGVKGDKIIFNGPHKSFKALQKAVDERAMIHIDHLDEIYDLEKIAQSTGRTVPVAIRLNMNTGIYPQWSRFGFNVESGQALDAVKRIVSGKKLIINGLHCHIGTFIMDPEAYARQIQKMVEFGYKLQDEFGIRIEYFDIGGGFPSKNRLKGTYLPPEVSLSAVDVYAEKITTALYHALKPGDMPHLYLETGRAIVDEAGYLITTITAGKRLPDGRKAYIADAGVNLLFTAFWYKFNIEIDREVQGMNEAAVIYGPLCMNIDAIDEGTMIPPLNRGTRLIISPVGAYNQTQSMQFIEYRPASVMISESGEMELIREAEDLSDIERREKLPDRLKIV, encoded by the coding sequence GTGAAAAAAACTTACGAAAAACCGTCTATTGTCAAACTCCAGAGCGGGTTGATGAACAAATTTGGCAGCAGTCCCGCCTATGCCAGAAAAATCAGAACCCACATTGACAATGTCTCCATAGAAGCATTGATTGCGACTCATGGTAGCCCGCTCTTTGTGTTCTCTGAAAAAAAACTCCGGGAACAATATAAATCCATCTATCAGGCTTTTTCCACACGCTATCCCAAGGTGACTCTGGGCTGGTCTTATAAAACCAATTATCTTCAGGCCATTTGTGCTGCCTTGCACCAGGAAGGTGCCATTGCGGAGGTGGTGTCAGCGTTTGAATATGAAAAAGCCAGAAAGCTTGGCGTCAAGGGAGATAAAATCATCTTCAATGGTCCGCATAAATCTTTCAAGGCTCTGCAAAAAGCAGTGGATGAACGCGCCATGATCCATATTGATCATCTGGATGAAATCTATGACCTGGAAAAAATTGCCCAGAGCACAGGACGTACCGTTCCAGTGGCGATCCGGTTGAATATGAACACCGGAATTTATCCGCAATGGTCCCGCTTTGGTTTCAATGTTGAGTCAGGACAAGCACTGGATGCCGTAAAAAGAATTGTTTCCGGAAAAAAACTCATCATCAATGGACTGCATTGTCATATCGGAACATTCATCATGGACCCCGAAGCCTATGCCAGGCAGATTCAAAAAATGGTAGAATTTGGCTATAAGCTTCAGGATGAATTTGGAATCCGGATCGAATATTTTGATATTGGCGGGGGGTTTCCTTCCAAAAACAGACTGAAAGGCACCTATCTTCCGCCAGAAGTATCGCTCTCCGCGGTTGATGTGTATGCGGAAAAAATCACCACAGCTCTGTATCATGCGCTGAAACCGGGAGACATGCCCCATTTATACCTTGAAACAGGACGGGCCATTGTGGATGAGGCCGGTTATCTGATCACCACCATCACTGCCGGAAAGCGTTTGCCCGATGGTAGAAAAGCCTATATCGCGGATGCGGGAGTGAATCTGCTGTTCACGGCGTTCTGGTATAAATTCAATATTGAAATTGACCGGGAAGTTCAGGGAATGAACGAAGCCGCTGTCATTTATGGCCCGCTCTGCATGAACATTGACGCCATTGATGAAGGAACGATGATTCCACCGCTTAACCGTGGAACCAGACTGATTATTTCACCGGTTGGCGCCTACAACCAGACACAATCCATGCAATTTATTGAATACCGTCCAGCGTCAGTCATGATCAGCGAATCCGGAGAAATGGAACTGATCCGTGAAGCAGAAGATCTGAGCGACATTGAACGCAGAGAAAAATTACCGGATCGTCTCAAAATTGTATAA
- a CDS encoding hemolysin III family protein: protein MEEIINAITHGLGLFLSIAGMVVLVTLASLYGDVRHIVSCSIYGTTLILLYMASTLYHSARPASRKKTIFKILDHSCIFLLIAGTYTPFTMVSLPVGWGWSIFGVVWGLAVLGISYKMFFINHAEWFSTTVYLAMGWLIMIAYQPLKENVPTGALVLLIAGGLAYSGGVIPFLIKKLPFNHGVWHVFVLTGSILHFLAVTLYIIPLS, encoded by the coding sequence ATGGAAGAAATTATCAATGCTATCACCCATGGTTTAGGCCTGTTTTTGAGTATTGCCGGAATGGTGGTGCTGGTGACACTGGCCAGTCTGTATGGCGATGTGCGTCATATTGTAAGTTGCAGTATCTATGGCACTACCCTGATTTTATTATACATGGCCTCCACACTCTATCATTCAGCACGTCCCGCATCCCGAAAAAAAACTATATTCAAAATTTTGGACCATTCCTGTATTTTCTTGCTGATTGCCGGCACCTACACACCATTCACCATGGTTTCACTGCCAGTAGGATGGGGGTGGAGCATTTTCGGTGTTGTCTGGGGACTCGCCGTGCTTGGCATTTCTTATAAAATGTTTTTTATCAATCATGCGGAATGGTTTTCAACAACAGTTTACCTGGCGATGGGTTGGCTGATTATGATCGCTTATCAACCCTTGAAAGAAAATGTTCCAACAGGAGCGCTTGTTCTGTTGATCGCAGGGGGACTAGCTTACAGCGGCGGCGTTATTCCCTTTCTAATCAAAAAACTCCCCTTCAATCATGGAGTCTGGCATGTGTTTGTGCTGACCGGTAGCATCCTGCATTTTCTGGCTGTGACCTTGTATATAATTCCACTGTCCTGA
- the hypE gene encoding hydrogenase expression/formation protein HypE, producing MKDVISLAHGGGGRASQQLIQDVFLKSFSNPYLMEYADGAVIPFGEQRLAFATDSYTVIPLKFPGGSIASLAVNGTVNDLCMVGGIPQYLSAAFVIEEGFSLTLLQELVELMATSAKQAGVQIVTGDTKVLPRNQMDGLVINTAGIGVVEKSVQLGRNKVRPGDHILINGTIADHGITILTARENLGGLDSLASDCAPLTPMIPALLKEFPSIAFLRDPTRGGVAAVLNELVEGMAFGAVIQEEFIPVHPAIRQQCDLLGIDPLYVANEGKVILVCPPEDSAAIVERMRSYEVGQQASVIGKITEKNKGRVYFETLYGSFRKVDMPQHQQIPRIC from the coding sequence ATGAAAGACGTGATTTCTCTGGCGCATGGAGGGGGCGGGCGTGCCTCCCAGCAACTCATTCAAGACGTATTCCTCAAATCTTTCTCCAATCCCTACCTCATGGAATACGCGGATGGAGCGGTGATTCCTTTTGGAGAACAGCGCCTGGCGTTCGCTACTGATTCCTACACCGTTATACCCTTGAAATTCCCCGGAGGCAGTATCGCGTCGCTGGCCGTCAACGGAACCGTCAATGACCTCTGCATGGTGGGTGGAATTCCGCAATATCTGTCTGCCGCGTTTGTGATTGAAGAGGGCTTTTCCCTGACGTTGTTGCAGGAACTGGTGGAACTCATGGCGACTTCTGCCAAACAGGCCGGAGTTCAAATTGTAACTGGCGATACCAAAGTGTTGCCCAGAAATCAGATGGATGGACTCGTCATCAATACCGCTGGAATCGGGGTGGTGGAAAAATCGGTTCAACTCGGGCGCAACAAGGTTCGCCCCGGCGATCATATTCTGATCAACGGGACCATTGCGGATCATGGCATCACCATTCTCACCGCCAGAGAAAATCTGGGTGGGCTGGATTCCCTTGCGTCCGATTGTGCTCCGCTGACTCCCATGATTCCCGCATTGTTGAAAGAATTTCCGTCCATCGCGTTCCTGCGTGACCCCACCCGCGGGGGCGTGGCCGCAGTGCTGAATGAACTGGTGGAGGGCATGGCGTTTGGGGCCGTGATTCAGGAAGAGTTTATCCCGGTTCATCCGGCAATCCGTCAACAGTGTGACCTGTTGGGAATTGATCCGTTGTATGTGGCCAATGAAGGCAAAGTGATTCTGGTTTGTCCCCCCGAAGACAGTGCCGCCATCGTGGAGCGGATGCGTTCTTATGAAGTAGGCCAGCAGGCCAGTGTGATCGGAAAAATTACCGAAAAAAACAAAGGCCGGGTGTATTTTGAAACCCTGTATGGTTCTTTCCGGAAAGTCGATATGCCTCAGCACCAGCAAATCCCCAGAATTTGTTAA
- a CDS encoding enoyl-CoA hydratase/isomerase family protein, with translation MTTCGTLQQWMRQLPENSEIQYDAKNLVGHLSFPVYNGSMDLLHCQRLLAAYENAVKDPETRVVILWGGADFFSNGIDLNSIHHGYNPAIQAYKNLKAMNRVVQAILETSNKLVLAALQGPAAAGGVMLALAADLRYARDGIVLNPSYVNMGLSGSEYWSILLPSMVGYGRTQQLIYEATPISCRQAVDWGLIHEALNRDPAAFCQEVTRRAEHLARGNIEARLCAKSVLNAPLLSAMKEQVRLELEAMKQCCNHAEFEQSRSGFVMKTGSSSLPIMAMECDD, from the coding sequence TTGACCACGTGCGGAACGCTTCAGCAATGGATGCGACAATTGCCTGAAAATTCTGAAATCCAATATGACGCAAAAAACCTGGTCGGGCATCTCAGCTTTCCTGTCTACAACGGATCCATGGATCTGTTGCATTGCCAACGGTTGTTAGCGGCTTATGAAAACGCGGTCAAGGATCCTGAAACCAGAGTCGTGATCCTGTGGGGTGGCGCTGATTTTTTTTCCAACGGCATTGATCTGAATTCCATACATCATGGCTATAATCCTGCCATTCAAGCCTATAAAAATCTTAAAGCCATGAATCGTGTGGTACAGGCCATTCTGGAAACCAGTAACAAACTGGTGCTGGCGGCATTACAGGGACCTGCCGCGGCTGGTGGTGTCATGCTGGCCCTGGCGGCGGATTTACGCTATGCCAGAGATGGAATCGTTCTGAATCCCTCCTATGTCAATATGGGGTTGTCCGGTTCAGAATACTGGTCGATTCTGTTGCCTTCCATGGTGGGCTATGGCCGAACCCAGCAATTGATCTATGAAGCCACGCCGATTTCATGCCGTCAGGCTGTGGACTGGGGACTGATTCATGAGGCTTTGAACCGGGACCCCGCGGCATTTTGTCAGGAAGTGACCCGACGTGCGGAACATCTGGCCCGGGGAAATATTGAAGCGCGTCTCTGTGCGAAATCCGTACTCAACGCCCCCTTACTCAGTGCCATGAAAGAACAGGTTCGCCTGGAACTCGAAGCCATGAAACAGTGCTGCAATCATGCTGAATTTGAACAATCCCGATCTGGTTTCGTGATGAAAACCGGGTCCTCTTCATTGCCGATAATGGCCATGGAATGTGACGACTGA